A stretch of DNA from Gottschalkia acidurici 9a:
ATACTAGAAAATATTATATATATGGGAATGAGAAGTAAGATGGATAATATATTCAATAAAAAAGGAGGAAAAGAATTTGAGAAATCCATATGAAATATTAGAAGTAAGAGAAGGTGCTAGTGAAGAAGAAATAAAAGTAGCCTATAAAAAACTTGTGAAGAAGTATCATCCAGATCAATATGCAAATAATCCATTATCAGACTTAGCTCAAGAAAAAATAAAAGAGATAAATGAGGCATATGATTATTTAATAAAGAATAAAGGAAGCAGAAATAACAATAGAAGCTATAGCAATGATAGAACTGAAAATAGCTATAGTAGTAATGAATATGCAGAAATAAGAAGGTTAATAGAAACGGGAAATATATCTGTTGCAGAACAAATGCTTGATAGAATTATGAATAGAGATGCGGAATGGAACTATTTAAAAGGAATTATATCTCTAAGAAAGGGATGGTATGACCAGGCATATAGATATATACATGTAGCAGTAAACTTAGATCCTAATAATATGGAGTATAGAAATGCTTTAAATAATTTAAACTTTAGAAATACTTCTTATAGAGAGTATGGAAATCAGAGAGGATATAGAAATGATGACTCATTTTGTGGTATTTGTGGATCACTTTTAGTCGCTGATTGTTGCTGTGAATGTTTGGGTGGAGATTTAATAAGCTGTTGCTAGTCAAGAAAGGAGAGTTTATATGAGCAAGAGTAAGAAAATATCTATTGGAGCAATGATAACTATCATTTCAATAGTATTATTGTACCTGACATCTATACTTACTACTACTAAGATATTTTTAATAACTTTATCGTCATTTTTAATATCTGTAGTAGTAATTGAAGCCGGAACTTCAACTGCTCTACTATCATATGCTTCTACAGCTATACTTAGTTTTATATTAATACCCAATAAACTTATGGTTATACCTTATGTAATATTGTTTGGACAATATCCTATAACTAAATATTACGTAGAAAGATTAAATAATTTTGTTTTAGAATGGATTATAAAATTACTATGCTTCAATGTTGCTGTATATATAAACTATATAATTTTTACAATGTTTATAAGTAAAGATATAAATATACCTCTATCCATATGCGCCATAATACTAGCATTACAAGTAATATTTATATTATACGATTATATGTTTAGTAGATTTATAAGTTATTATAGAAATAGAATAAGAAAACACTTACACACAAAATCATAATTTAGAAAGAAGAGAACTAAATGAATAGAATAATCAAAAGACAAAATATACTAATAGTTATAATAATTATATCAAGCATGATTTTTACAGCTTGCAATACTCAAGATACTACAGTGACAAATTCTAAAGAAAAATTATACATACATTTCTTAGATGTAGGACAAGCGGATAGTGCACTTATACAGCTACCTAACGGTGAAGTTGCATTAATTGACGGAGGAAATAGAGACGATAAAGATTTAGTAGTAGATTATATAAAAGGATTGAATATAAATAAAATAGATTATCTGATAGCTACTCATCCTCATGAAGATCACATAGGAGGATTACCAGAGGTTATAAAGAACTTTGATATAGGTAAAATATATATGCCAAAGAAATCTGCGAATACTAGAATTTTTGAATCATTATTAAATGAGATTGAAAAGAAAGGCTTAAAAATAACAGAAGCTAAAGCTGGACTAGACATATTAAAAGGCTCAGATTTAGAGCTCTCTATACTTGCTCCTAACTCGGAAGACTATCAAAATATTAACGAATATTCGATAGTAAACAAGTTAAAGTACAAGGATATATCTATTATATTTACAGGAGATGCTGAAAAAATATCAGAAGATGAAATGATCAAAAAGGGGTATGATTTATCATCAGATGTTTTAAAAGTAGGTCATCATGGAAGCAGTACTTCTTCTACAATCGAATTCTTAGAACAGGTTAATCCTAAGTATGCAGTAATTTCTTCAGAAGCAGGAAATGATTATGGTCATCCACACAAAGAAGTAATAAACAGACTTAATCAAAAAAATATAAAT
This window harbors:
- a CDS encoding MBL fold metallo-hydrolase — protein: MNRIIKRQNILIVIIIISSMIFTACNTQDTTVTNSKEKLYIHFLDVGQADSALIQLPNGEVALIDGGNRDDKDLVVDYIKGLNINKIDYLIATHPHEDHIGGLPEVIKNFDIGKIYMPKKSANTRIFESLLNEIEKKGLKITEAKAGLDILKGSDLELSILAPNSEDYQNINEYSIVNKLKYKDISIIFTGDAEKISEDEMIKKGYDLSSDVLKVGHHGSSTSSTIEFLEQVNPKYAVISSEAGNDYGHPHKEVINRLNQKNINILRTDEMGTIKLESDGQKIVFSNEKGSTLEKNNSENKSDVSKNMQKNKTYIGNKNTKVYHANDCNRLPSLENRVNFKSIKEAEGAGYRKDNSCVK
- a CDS encoding J domain-containing protein, whose protein sequence is MRNPYEILEVREGASEEEIKVAYKKLVKKYHPDQYANNPLSDLAQEKIKEINEAYDYLIKNKGSRNNNRSYSNDRTENSYSSNEYAEIRRLIETGNISVAEQMLDRIMNRDAEWNYLKGIISLRKGWYDQAYRYIHVAVNLDPNNMEYRNALNNLNFRNTSYREYGNQRGYRNDDSFCGICGSLLVADCCCECLGGDLISCC